The stretch of DNA GTATGTAATTAGCAGCTTTCTCCTCCCATCTCCGCTCCTTTGTGCCGAGGTGATCAATCGCTCAGGGAGCCCCTGGGAGCCGGGATAGCGGCAGGAgtggctgtatgtgtgtgtgtgtgtgtgtgtgtgtgtgtgtgaggggaggaggggaggggggagggttAGGGAGTCTGGGTCTCATTGCTAATTGAGTGTACTGAGGATTATGAAGGCCCTAAACTGGATATTAAATAATGTCTGGCCCCTCTGCTGTCTTTGGATTTCAGGTGCAGATGCGGCGGGCCATGAGCGGAATACTGAAGAGGAAATTTGAGGAGGTGGaagcctcctcctccccgtGCTCTTCCTTGCGGGAGTCTGATGATGAGGTCTCCTGCAGTGAGAGCGGGGATAGCAGTGACAGTGTCAACCCCTCCGCCTCGGGCCCTTTCACCCGTGAGTTCCTGCGCCTTTTATATTTCATCCACCCTCCTCGGTGTGGCTAACGTGCGCTATTGACAGTAAGATTGATGTCATCATTCCATCTTGAGTAAAACAAAGCTGAAGCACTGAGAGGGGTTTTTCTAATCAAGACAAGAATAACAGGCGGAGACCGGCAGATTTTTCTGTAGCGTACAATCAGTGCAGGTCAAAGAAAACAGATCTGCACGTCTGTTGATAACGTGAATTTACAGTCAAGACtgtgcagaggagaggaggctgagCGATGTCGAGAGTCTAACACTGTAATAAAGGAGAAGGATGTGCAGGCAGCCTCCCTCATTAGGAACAGCGTCAGTGTAAAGGCCGAGACAGAAGAATGAGCCGATGCAGGCTTAAGCTGTGAGTGTGCAACACTGTTGGCACTGTACATGTAAATGAACCACTCTCTAAGAACACTGAATTATTGTCTTAAGATGGAGAAAATCATATTTggattaacaacaacaacaagacataACCTCAAAATTACATATGGTCCTTGGTGGGGGAAGCTTAGGACACTATTATTTTAATTACTGATAGATATgtagattattttctcaatcaatcaattaaccACTCATTCTATAAAATGTCTAGTGGTGGGAAATGCCCGTCACATTTTCCTCAAGCCTAAGGTCTTTAAATGTTGAGATTTGTCCGACCCACcttaaaaatattcaatttataATCATtcaaaagcagagagaagcaACACGTCTTCGCATTAAGGACGACAAAACCATCAGATGTTCTTTGCTCGATTACTCAGATGACGAAACAATATTCAAAACAGTTGGAGATGTTGTTTTAATCGTCTCATTTGTAAAGTGTTTtcttatattttactttttatgaaAAGGTGCCATACAAGTAAAGATTTTTACAAATGCTTCGAGCATGCTCTGCTGCTGAGAGATTCCACAGTTCTTAGACAACACCTCAGCTCACACTTGACTTTGTATTAAAGAATTCAGTCTGAATGGAAGATAAGCCAGCCAGAAAGACGAGTCTCCTCAGCGGGGTTGAAAAGGACACCGAAGTCATGACTAATAAATAACACGGCGCACGTGTGTGAATCTTAATATGAAAAAAGATGAGACAGGCCGTGAATGAAATAGATAACACAGTTGTTAGCTTATTAATCTTTCAGGGGGGGATTATGAAAGCGTCCGGATACTCTGTGCCCAAAAAAATCTCAATAATACAAATTCTCGTAAAGGAGCAAAGAGAGGGGCCACGTTTGCACAAGCGTGTGTAGTTTTTGGGCACATACACTGAATGTGCGTTTTGATGATTTCATTACaatgttatttgtgtgtgtgaatgacacGCAGATGGGTGACAGGGCCCCCCTCCCTGCAGCCAGACATAAGTAGGGTGCTGACTCCCCCAGAGGGCTGAGAGTGGCCTCTgtgtcagctgcagctgctggtggagAAACAAGCAAACGAGGGAGCTAGTGCAACGTGAAGACGCCTCTCCTCTGAAGTGACATGTGAATGTACAGTTATTGACTGCTTCGGCAGAGAGATGAAACAATTAAGTTCTGATTGGTTTGACACCCCACACTGTTGTgttggagggaggagagagagaaaaaaacaaacatctgtagtgtgtttgttttgtctgaaatctcagaattttttttcctgctagctttctcaaaaaaaaaaaaaaaaaaaaagaggctgttTACATAGACCTTAACATCTGTTCCGCTGTTTTGACACCTAAAAAAACAGGCTGATAGCTGTTTGCATTTCTTAATGAAGCTCGTCTCGTGCTCGGGTCTGACAGCTCTGCATCTGCAGAAGAAGCGCATTGTCCCTCTTGCGTGGTGTGGCTAGCTGTCTGAACCAGATGGTTTCTAtttgtcctgtctgtctgataCGGGGGTGAATGCTGGGAACGCTGCTTCCGTGAACCAGCGCTCTTCATCTCCGGGCCAGGCAGGGGATTATTTATGCTCCGCCGTTGCCCTCCTCTCTGCCCCTCCCTCTCGTAAGAGCGCTCCTTAAAAAGACACACCGAGGACTCGCATGCAGAGCTGTGATGAAATCCTTCCCTACAAATCTGAGCTAAGATATGTAGAGGGAGCTCGCTGCAAAGCTGGCAAGGAAAGAATTCCTCATATTCCAGGCGTTTGAGGACAATACTTTCTGCTAGCGTGTCCCACATTTTGCCATAAAGACGTCACTTATCTTAACAGGCTTTACATGGCTATGAAACAGTTGTACTCCAACATGAAAGAACATATAAATGATACGAATAACATGTTCTTGACTTAATTCTCTCCACAATGGACTAAAGAATTGTCAAAACAGTTTACAACCAACATGACATGTGAAGAAAAAGAGTTTACATGCCATGGTTCCCTCTTTTCCCTTCGCAGCTGACTCAATCTTGAAGAGAGAGAAGCGCCTGAGGACACGAAGGGTGCATTTTGAGAATGTGACAGTGTACTACTTCAGCCGGCGGCAGGGCTTCACCAGCGTGCCCAGCCAGGGAGGCAGCACGCTGGGCATGTCCAACAGGCACAGCTGGATCAGGCAGTACTCCCTGGGTGAATTTGCCCTGGAGCAGGAGAGGATCCACAGAGACATGCTCCGAGATCATCTGAAGGAGGAGAAACTCAACTCAATCAAACTCAAGGTAGATAATCTGTGAAGGATTGCATAACCATCGCCTTTTAACAGATACCAGTAGTAGGAATTCTAAAGGAATTTGGCCTGAAAGATTtggttttctttaaaaatgtgtttccctCTTGTATTCAGCTGACTAAAAACGGCACCGTGGAGTCTGAAGAGGCCCACACGCTCACGGTGGAGGACATCTCCGACGATGACATCGATCTGGACAACACAGAGGTAGACGAGTACTTCTTCCTGCAGCCTCTTACCACTAAAAAGCGAAGGGCACTGCTGCGCTCCTCCGGGGTGAAGAAGATAGACGTGGAAGAGAAACACGAACTGAGAGCTATCCGGATGTCCAGAGAGGACTGCGGCTGTGATTGCCGTGTCTTCTGTGACCCGGAGACCTGTGCCTGCAGCATCGCAGGGATCAAGTGCCAGGTAAATCCCATGACGTGCATTTGTTTCAATTTTATCCTCTGGGctgtaaacagaaaaacagactgTACATTTAAAGAGAAGGATTAATGACTGATACAGTATATTAAAGGGGATCCATTATACTTATTTCTAGCTCTGTATTTTGTATTCTGGGGAAAAGaactgttttagctcctgtctatTTCATGCCTCCCTCCCCAAAAGCCAACTCTAATTGACCAAACTTCTAGAGGCCTACTACGGACAAAGACCGTATTTGCCCGACTGCAATTTTCCTAACATAATgatcagggtgggaagctcagaCATTATCATTTCACCACTTCCTGATTGATATTTTATGAAGAGAACTATAAGAAGTATAAGGAGTTTCCTGATTGGAAGATGGCTTTACTTGCCAGTCAAGCAGCTTAAGTTAGCTAGTTAACTCAGTTAGCCGTAGTCTGGATTCTGCAAAGCCTAGGCATTCAGAGCACCAAAGGGATGCTGGTAACTTATGCAATAAGTAAAGAtatctgtccatcaggaaacTTACTTACAGAAAAATTACTGAGAGCTCAGACAGAGCAGCTTGACCCTAACcctgctgtaaatcgcctccatacaAATAGTTATAGTTGTTAATGCAgttgaaacaacaacaacaaaagggtCGGACAGCAGGTTGTGCCAGGGGTGTGGCTAAGGGCAGTGCCTGGAAAGTTATGtcatcacaaccttacagaagTCCCAACTTCTCATTTAAAGACACAGTTACTGAATACGAGCTATGTGGACGTCTCCCAAGATTAGGcgttttgatactttcacagtgTCTTAATAGCACctagacctgctttataatcaaAACGACATGAGAATCTCACTTTGTACAACATGGGAAAGAGTTTCATACCTTTGTCATCCAATGAATCGCACACTAAATATGATGTTTTCCTTAGGTGGACCGCATGTCATTTCCATGTGGCTGCACAAAAGAGGGCTGCAGCAATTCAACTGGTCGAGTGGAGTTCAATCCCATCCGGGTTCGGACCCATTTCTTGCACACCATAATGAAGCTCGAGCTGGAGAAGAGTcgtgagcagcagcaggcgtCTCCAACCAACGGTTACCGTGGCGAGACTAACGACCTGGGAAGCGGAAACCCTCTTGTTCAGTCCCAGCACCGGTTGGAGTACTCTCTGTCAGACGCTGTTCCGCAGACGGCCAGCATGCACCTGCAGGCTTCGGACGATATGGAGGAGACACttgatgatgacgatgaggaggaagacgaagaagacgaggaggaggaagaggaagaggagaatgaAGATGACgacgaggatgaggaggataGTAGCAGCGTTTGCAGCGGCCTCTCCGACTCCAGCACCCAAAGCCTAGCCAACAGTGACTCTGAAGATGAGGAGGacgatgaagatgaagaaaagcCTGAGCGCTTTCAGGATGACATGACAACCCCACCAGCGTCTCACACTGAGGTAGTGCCGTTGTCCTCTGTGCTGTGCTACAGCGATGGCTCTGTGGCGCATGATAACCAAATGAATGGAAACACTTATTTAATGAACTCCTCTTCGGCTGAGTACTATCAGCTGGGGAGCTCCAGTGCCGTCTCTAATGGCCAAACCAGTCAACCCAGTAAACCCTACAGGGAAGCCTTAGCATTCCAGAATCCAGTCAGAACGACCAACGGCAGCGCGGCCCAAGGACCCTTCAACCTGTCTGCTGAGCAGTACACAGACTACTCGAATCAGGCCGAGGACCAATATGCGGCTAATCACCATTTAGCTCTCACCAATGGCACTACCGCCACCCCGCTGACCTGCTACGCACCTGATCAGGAGAAGAAGGTATTGTCGAAAGCAGCGTTTGTGGAGCAGCCGGACAACCAGACCCAGACGCAGTTTCAGAACTACCTGAACAATAACACGCAGAGTTCCTACAACTCGTGTGTGACCGCTGAACAGCCACAGCAAGAGTCCAGCGTTAATGGACATTCTGACCTGACCTTACTAGCAAACAACACTAAGAACCTCCCTTTACCAGACCATTGCCCCGAAGTCGCAGCCATTTAGTGGGTTTCAACTTTTGAAGTGTTCTTTCTTCTGTTATTATGTCTTAACTTGAGCCTGGCCAAGTGGCATTTTAAGGGATCATAATCATGGCCTTTTTGCATCATCTGACCTTAAATTTCAAAGCAATTTTCAGCACCATGGTTCATTTACATCTGTAACTATAAAGCCATAGGTTCATGGTGGAAATGTTTTTCGAGGAATTATTTACTCCGCTGCTTCACTGCAAGATGGatcagttaaaaaaacacataaaacatcaGTTGCGTCATGCTGTGCAATGTATCTTGTAATTTCAGATGTAAAGTTCTAGTTTTACGCAGATATTGTACTGTAGATGGGACTTTTCTATGTCTACTGTATGTgtcaaatgtgcaaaaaaaaaagtttatcgtcagtttatttattgtttctgaaTTACGTGTATACTtatatattgtaaatgttttgaTAACAATACGCatgctgttttttgggggggaatcTCGTTAAcattaaggggaaaaaaaattgccattgttttatatgaaaatgtgttgtataCATCATTCTTTTGTCACTATTCTATGCTTTTCTATGATTTTGAAAAGCATGAAAAAGCCTGAATTCTTATTTGTATGTTCAGAATATCGGTAGCATATAATGTCAGAAATCAATTCACAGCCTTTTGCACTGACGTGTAGGGGTCCAGTGGCATGCAGTTGGTTTTATCTGATGGAAAAGTTCGGCCGCTTCTTTTGTCCTCAACTGCGCACTCTTAGAATAACTTGATTTGCGGGTGTCACTACAAATGAAGATTTATTCTCGGAAGTGTTTTATTGATACAGGGATATTAATAAAGAAGCACTTTGACATATCTCCAAAAGTATGAGAAGAACAGATCAGATCAAAAACCATCAATAACCAGGCTCCAGCTAATTACTGGAGACAAAATATTGAcacaaattaaaggtgcaatatgtaagaattttagtttgaaacattaaaaaatgaacagaaaatataaacacaatgtGAGGAAATAACCGTTTTGGCGCTTATGCATTGTGTTGCAAAGATGTCTACTaaagatagcatgctaacaagatAGCCCTGGTCCTGAAGGCCTCTTTCTTCTagtggtccaaagctcctgtgctagtggtgtaaacatCAAGACTCCCCTGGTAGCATGattagctgcatggctaatcGAGCTAATGGGGTAATAGTTGTTACGGTCACGGATGTATAATTCAAGTACAGTTAGCAGTGCtcagcagttactctggtgatatgctgctcctATTCGttgggagtatgaattcaacaggtagccaaatcttacatactgcacctttcaTCTGTCAGTatttgaaggtgcaatatgtgagaatttgaTGTTGGGGTTAGAGTCAGGGTTCTATGTAtcgttgcagagatatctactgaagttagcatgctattCAGCTAGCCATGGCTCATCACAGTCCAAAAATCCTGTTCTAGCAGTGTTAACACCAACACTCACAGTCCAGACTGCTAGCTgtacagctaactgagctacacttaacagcagttagcggttactacCGTGATATGCTGCACCCCATTGGTTCGGAGTATGAATATGGATAGGTTGCCAgttcttacaaattgcacctttaactaacTAAGTGGTTATCAGATTTGTGTTTAAGCGTCATTCGTCTAATATACtgagatatttatttatgtggATCCGAGAATGATGTCAATTTGTTCTATTGAAGTATTTAGTGCAATAGTGCACAGGGTTTTTTAATACACATTCTCTTTTAGAAGAAATCCTCAGTAAAATGGACTGAGGTGACCCTTAATTGACTGTCATGGTACTTAATATCGTACTCCAAGCACCATTGctttgataaaacaaaaaaaacaatgatgcCACTGTTTTTAAGAACTGTTTATGGGGGGAAACAAATGTTCAAGGTTGACAATCAAAGCTTACTATCAAACATGAGTCATATCAGTATTTAAAAGCTACACAATACGACTCTTGAGTCCCATGAGCCATTGACAATAACTAAACAGGAtgataggatttttttttacaaccaaaaataaaaatctttaaataatCTTTTCACAACAAAAGGACATTTAAATGACTGCTATAGTTGACTGCAATAATTGAGTGAATAGCATAACTGTAGTACGATGCTGAAATTCTTTACCTTGAGCTCTTTTGCTCCTGCATGAGTTCAGATATTTGTCCCTCTTCCAAGCTTGCAAATATCTGCCCATATTTAATCGTAACAAGGGTCGGTACCGGAGTCTTATGTGTGTGACTGCGAAGTAGCTGGGACCTCTCACGCCACCTCGGCAGTACAAAGGAAGTGTACCGACTGCTTTCAGGCAATCAGTGGCATCAACATGGCCTACAGTGCATATTAATTGTGCCAAAGCGTACAGTGTGAGAAGGCTTAGATACAACAACACCGCATCCAGTTTAAGAGATCCTGTGTTTAATTTTGATTTCCAGTATTTATTACGAATGATATAttgaaatgtgtatttattgtGGTTTACTAAAAGTCTGTATTGAGTAAATTGATTCACTAtcttaaaaaaatgacttttgttTCATGCTGGTTGTGAGTTGTAAAAGCTTAATGTGCctgattttgttttgctctctttcttattctgtgAAATGCATACATTTTGCACAAAATGGTACAGAttttttgcattgtgttttaatgttttttttttttttccaactgtaGATAGAGCCAATTTCATTATCggttgtttcatttttaaaatggttttaaaataaatctaatTCAAAATGTTAGTCGATGTTGTGCACATCTGTGATTTCTTGGAGCAAAGCGCCCTCTGCAGCTCACAGGGAGGAACAACAGCGTCTCAGTACTATCCAACTGAATTTATTGACCTAAAAAATAAGACCTCTTAATACCAACAACAGAAAGTTTCCATcgaagacaaacacacaaatttgATCTGTTCCTCGTCCAGTCGTTTACAACATTCCACAGCCACCTTAACACTAGTGCCTGCACCAGAACTTCACTTGTGGACTCCTGTTAAGATGTAGAGGCAGAGTTTCAGGCAAAGGTTCAACAAATAAGAGTTCCTCCGGCCCATTGATTTTACATTAAAACTTCCTTTTGATAGAACACCAAAGCATgacaactgaaataaaactggTTAACACTGCTGCAATTACATGATTTGTCTTAAATCAGTCAGGAATTAAAGTTGCCAACAAAATATTTAcagcagggaaagaaaaaaaaactgcattttagtCAATAAAACCAGTTTCATATCCATCTTTAGCACTTGAGATGAAAACCTAAGTCTGAACCATGTAATTCATATTAAGCTCACCAGCGCATCCAAAATTCAAGTCTCTACactcagttgccagtttattacATAcacttagcaaaaagtagtctTAATTAACAGCCCTGCAGTAAATCCTGTGTTCATGAAGGTTCATATGTTCAGTTTTTTTACATTCCATTGTACTGAAAGGTGTTTCTATTAATTAGTTATCCTCATTAGCAAGTATTGCAATATTTGCCACATATTCAATATGTCTCACATATCGAATATTAAACAGCTGTTACAGCACCTTGGggcttttaattaaaaaaaaacaaaattcaggcAGAGCTTTGATGGCAGCAGAGGCAATGCATGTTCATATCTGAATTAGTGACATACGCACACCGCTCCAACATACAGACATGGATGACTTTGTTTCTAAGATAAATGCCAGCTCCCCAATTTGGCAATATTTTAGGGGTTTAAAGCAGGAGAAACTGACGAGCCAAGGGATTTGAGTGAGGTTATGTCTGTGGTCTTACCCCGGGGTCCATCATCCAGCGCAGCTCGCTCTGCGAGACGAGCAACAATACTATTGTCTATCGTGGTACGTGGGCGGGACAATATCATGATATTAACATTTTTGTCTTAGCCCATTTGATctatgaataaaaacacaactgaaggCCCTGAAATAACCATGGAGTTGAATGGACATCTCCCTAAAACAGGCACAAATGTAAACTGCACTACAATCTTCATGAAGGCTGGATTTATTGCAGGTTATTTCCATTGGATTACATTATGTTAAGCTTAGTGTTTTGTACCTAAGTAACTGACaactaattaattaaaaaaaaaaaaaaaggtttttgagcttgacctaaaaaaaaattgaaataattcTTTCTTCTGATCACAACACTGTAGAAGCCATTATTCTCCATCAACTGCAACCACAAtgccaccacaccacaccatcACCCATCCCTCCACCACTCCACCCACCCTGTATAAAATAACATCTAAGGCACCAGACGGTTTTGCATTAAAAAGGGACAATGCACATCATTcttgtgtgtttcaggttgtCACTTTCACTCACTTTGGTGCATAATAGCATTCAGGGTTTCTGTGTGAACTTGTTTATCGCATACATGATCGACTGTATTTTTCAttcttgctgaaaaaaaaaataaaacattttgtgttgGCTTTATATATCTAATACTGCATGTGTTGGTTGTGAAGAGTCGGAGTAGTGAAAACATCTCAAACACAAAGGAGGCACTCGCCAGAACGCGGTGCATCTTCATCGTTTCCAAGAAGCTCAGTTCACAGTCTGATTGGCGAGCATCGTTTCAATGCTTCCCTCCAGCAGTGGCACACTGTGGTTTCTCCTCATAGTCCAAACTTCCCAGCAGCggcagttcagttcagttcttctatgtataaaaataaattaaaactcaaTGTCAATAGTCTAAAGAAAACTGCCTGTTAACTGCATACAGTATAGTAAACTCATTTCCTAGTATGCCTACTCATACAGAGTAGCTAGTTTGTGAAGTGGTAGCTCAGATTCAGACGAAGGACCAGAGCTGGTATCTGTCTGCGGGGTTGCAGGGGGCCAGGAAGGGATGCTCGTGACGGGCGCTCAGACACATGTTCCATCCGGGGATGTAGAGTAGCTGGTTCTATaagaacagaagagaaaagcatTACTTgccttaaaggataaattcacccaaataTGACATTGAATGGAATATATTTGacttgtggacaaaacaaggcaTTTTAGACTTTTTTGGGGGACTTTAAGAAACACTGATTTAcatcatttcaacattttctcacaatgtgtggacaactaattgattaagaAACacattcacccaaaaattaacATTCCGTCATTATCTACCGCCACGCAGGTGGAAAGTTGAGTGAAATTTCGTAGTCTGCAAAAAACTTCTGGAGCTTCATggcaaaacagtgctgcagcattctcctaaacaaataaaatagatTGGGACTTAACATAAAAATCTAATCCATATGGGAACCTGGAGCTTCTGGAGACCTGGAATACACCTGTTGAGTTGTACGGAGCCATTTCGTGTTGTTTTGTACActgtttttttacaatttaaaactTCCACTGGCACGAGGGTGACAAGAcaatgactgcattttcatttttgggtgaaattaTTCTTTAATTAAAGACAACACGAGTATCTGAAATCACATATTGAGAGCACAGAGAATCCAAAAGACCAAACTCACATCCTTCAGCTCCCATTTTTGCTCTGTTCCTACAAATGTGCTCCTGCCTTTATACTGGC from Sparus aurata chromosome 9, fSpaAur1.1, whole genome shotgun sequence encodes:
- the csrnp3 gene encoding cysteine/serine-rich nuclear protein 3, with protein sequence MRRAMSGILKRKFEEVEASSSPCSSLRESDDEVSCSESGDSSDSVNPSASGPFTPDSILKREKRLRTRRVHFENVTVYYFSRRQGFTSVPSQGGSTLGMSNRHSWIRQYSLGEFALEQERIHRDMLRDHLKEEKLNSIKLKLTKNGTVESEEAHTLTVEDISDDDIDLDNTEVDEYFFLQPLTTKKRRALLRSSGVKKIDVEEKHELRAIRMSREDCGCDCRVFCDPETCACSIAGIKCQVDRMSFPCGCTKEGCSNSTGRVEFNPIRVRTHFLHTIMKLELEKSREQQQASPTNGYRGETNDLGSGNPLVQSQHRLEYSLSDAVPQTASMHLQASDDMEETLDDDDEEEDEEDEEEEEEEENEDDDEDEEDSSSVCSGLSDSSTQSLANSDSEDEEDDEDEEKPERFQDDMTTPPASHTEVVPLSSVLCYSDGSVAHDNQMNGNTYLMNSSSAEYYQLGSSSAVSNGQTSQPSKPYREALAFQNPVRTTNGSAAQGPFNLSAEQYTDYSNQAEDQYAANHHLALTNGTTATPLTCYAPDQEKKVLSKAAFVEQPDNQTQTQFQNYLNNNTQSSYNSCVTAEQPQQESSVNGHSDLTLLANNTKNLPLPDHCPEVAAI